A single genomic interval of Bacteroidota bacterium harbors:
- a CDS encoding NAD(P)H-hydrate dehydratase: MIPVLNSAQIKAVDDFTIANEPITSLNLMERAVDRLLPNFLYLKNKQIHIICGTGNNGGDGLVLARKLWHSMVHCRVTVADFGNKHSDEFDENLLRLQNKTEVAVCVANTLKEVKINPGEVIVDALFGCGLKRMLEGKYLSLVDCINQSQAEVYSIDMPSGLMSEGETPFEKFVHAVKTFVIQIPRISLFNPNHKVDFELVNIGLDAKFIQNQTTDCFLIEESDVLLKPRDRFAYKNTFGHLLIAGGSKGMYGAPVISAKAAFKSGAGLVSCLVPERGSQTVHNHLMEAMVQNAGIDFLDGNLYDLSKYKAIAIGMGMGQEQGSFKLLVDILMQSSVPVLMDADALNLIAKHNALDCVKPGSVLTPHTGEFKRLVGEWVSEKDRLHKLKELAVQTQSVVVLKGTYTVIAEPAGTLFFNITGSASLATAGAGDMLSGMIGAFLVQGYSPLESAMRGVYYHGKAGSRFMGAPVRVGEIINAIQF, translated from the coding sequence ATGATACCGGTTTTAAACTCGGCACAAATTAAAGCAGTGGATGATTTCACCATCGCAAATGAGCCGATTACTTCTTTGAATCTGATGGAAAGAGCGGTGGACAGGCTTTTGCCTAATTTCTTGTATTTGAAAAATAAGCAAATACATATCATTTGCGGGACGGGAAATAATGGAGGAGATGGTCTTGTCTTGGCTAGAAAACTGTGGCATAGTATGGTTCATTGCAGGGTTACGGTTGCAGACTTTGGCAATAAACATTCAGACGAATTTGATGAAAATTTATTGAGATTACAAAACAAAACGGAAGTAGCTGTTTGTGTTGCTAATACTTTAAAAGAGGTAAAAATTAACCCCGGTGAAGTGATTGTGGATGCGCTGTTTGGTTGTGGTTTGAAACGAATGTTAGAAGGTAAGTATTTGAGTTTAGTTGATTGTATCAATCAAAGCCAAGCAGAAGTATATAGCATTGATATGCCCTCCGGGCTTATGTCAGAGGGCGAAACGCCATTCGAGAAGTTTGTGCACGCAGTCAAAACGTTTGTAATTCAAATTCCAAGAATTTCCTTGTTTAACCCTAATCATAAAGTTGATTTTGAACTTGTCAATATTGGACTTGACGCAAAATTTATCCAAAACCAAACTACAGATTGTTTCTTAATAGAAGAGTCCGATGTGCTACTAAAACCTCGCGATAGGTTTGCGTACAAAAATACATTTGGACACTTGCTCATTGCGGGTGGAAGTAAAGGCATGTATGGAGCACCGGTTATCAGTGCCAAAGCTGCGTTCAAAAGCGGAGCCGGTCTTGTGTCTTGCCTTGTGCCCGAACGCGGAAGTCAGACTGTGCATAATCATTTGATGGAAGCAATGGTGCAAAATGCAGGAATAGATTTTTTGGATGGAAATCTCTATGATTTATCTAAATACAAAGCCATTGCCATTGGCATGGGGATGGGACAAGAACAAGGTTCTTTTAAATTGTTAGTAGATATTCTGATGCAATCCTCTGTCCCTGTATTAATGGATGCAGATGCGTTGAATTTGATTGCAAAACATAATGCTCTTGATTGTGTAAAGCCCGGCAGTGTTCTAACTCCCCATACAGGCGAGTTCAAGCGGTTGGTGGGAGAGTGGGTATCCGAAAAAGACAGATTACATAAACTTAAAGAATTGGCTGTACAAACTCAGAGTGTTGTGGTTCTCAAAGGCACCTATACTGTAATTGCAGAACCCGCAGGTACTCTTTTCTTTAACATAACAGGCAGCGCATCTCTTGCCACCGCAGGCGCGGGAGATATGTTGAGTGGTATGATTGGAGCGTTCTTGGTTCAAGGTTATTCTCCATTAGAATCAGCCATGCGTGGTGTTTATTATCATGGTAAGGCAGGGAGTCGTTTTATGGGTGCTCCGGTGCGGGTAGGCGAAATTATCAATGCCATACAATTTTAA
- a CDS encoding pyridoxal phosphate-dependent aminotransferase, whose amino-acid sequence MISKRVSGISEPETIVMAKKARELVAQGFDIISLSMGEPDFDTPEHIKNAAKAALDANKTHYPPVAGIPELREAVCHKLKRDNHLTYKPENIVVSTGAKHSLMNAVLSLVDPGDEVIVPKPFWVSYKDMIEFAGGVPVFVEAKLENDYKITPEQLEQAITPKSKILIYSNPCNPTGSFYNESELKVLAKVLEKYPRIYVCSDEIYEYINYSGTHFSMAQIPEMFDRTIVINGVSKGYAMTGWRIGYIAAKREIAAACEKIQSQFTSGANSIAQYASVAALGDNLAPSREMTRKFKERRDLVLTLVADIKGIKANVPQGAYYLFPDVSSYFGKKTEKGVVIKDGGDLALYLLNEGHVATVQGSAFGNPKCLRLSFAVANEKLVEAFARMKKTLNKLT is encoded by the coding sequence ATGATTTCTAAACGTGTGAGCGGTATATCAGAACCTGAGACTATAGTTATGGCAAAAAAAGCCAGAGAATTAGTAGCACAAGGTTTTGATATTATTAGTTTGAGTATGGGCGAGCCTGATTTTGATACGCCTGAACATATTAAAAATGCAGCAAAAGCTGCTTTGGATGCAAATAAAACACACTATCCTCCTGTTGCCGGTATTCCTGAGTTAAGGGAAGCAGTATGTCACAAACTTAAAAGAGACAATCATTTGACTTACAAACCTGAGAATATAGTTGTCAGTACGGGGGCTAAACACTCATTGATGAATGCTGTGTTGAGTTTGGTTGACCCCGGTGATGAAGTGATTGTGCCTAAGCCTTTTTGGGTCAGTTATAAGGATATGATTGAGTTTGCTGGCGGTGTGCCCGTATTTGTGGAAGCTAAGTTAGAAAATGATTATAAAATTACACCCGAGCAACTTGAGCAGGCAATAACACCGAAATCGAAGATATTAATTTACTCTAATCCCTGTAACCCCACAGGTTCATTCTATAATGAGTCCGAATTGAAGGTATTGGCAAAGGTGTTGGAAAAATACCCTCGGATTTATGTTTGTTCAGACGAGATTTATGAATACATCAATTATAGTGGCACACATTTCAGCATGGCACAAATACCGGAAATGTTTGACAGGACTATTGTAATCAATGGAGTGAGCAAAGGATATGCAATGACAGGATGGAGAATTGGGTATATTGCTGCCAAAAGAGAGATAGCTGCTGCTTGTGAAAAAATCCAAAGTCAATTTACATCCGGAGCAAACTCTATTGCCCAATATGCGTCTGTTGCCGCTCTTGGTGATAATCTTGCGCCCAGCCGTGAGATGACACGTAAGTTTAAGGAAAGAAGAGATTTGGTTTTAACACTCGTGGCTGATATAAAAGGAATCAAAGCCAATGTTCCGCAAGGCGCATATTATCTTTTCCCTGATGTGAGTTCATATTTTGGCAAAAAGACTGAAAAAGGAGTTGTCATTAAAGATGGAGGAGACTTGGCACTGTATCTTTTGAATGAAGGACATGTAGCAACGGTGCAGGGTTCGGCATTCGGAAACCCTAAATGCTTGCGACTATCATTTGCTGTAGCTAATGAAAAACTTGTGGAAGCATTTGCCAGGATGAAGAAGACATTGAATAAACTAACTTGA
- a CDS encoding PfkB family carbohydrate kinase has translation MQQKLKELFKGKKVLIAGDIMLDSYIFGSVDRISPEAPVPVVAIETRENRPGGAANVAFNIKSLGAEPLLCAVVGNDSEGTLMKEILQENGISTQHIFVSPTRKTTAKLRVMAQKNQLLRLDYEQTDDLNESENKQFLEVCNSAMQQADVIIMEDYNKGLLTSENIPQIIAIAKQKNIPVTVDPKKKNFWEYKEVSLFKPNLKELKEALNSTDDLTQTKLFLKAISEMETKLGNKISFITLSERGVFIKDKKEHHFLPAFLRRIADVSGAGDTVISVASLCLASGMDIKTTALIANLAGGLVCEEPGVVPVNLERLENEYAKISQQNGLL, from the coding sequence ATGCAACAGAAACTAAAAGAATTATTCAAAGGGAAAAAAGTATTGATAGCGGGTGATATCATGCTGGATTCATATATTTTTGGCAGTGTTGATCGCATTTCGCCCGAAGCACCGGTTCCGGTTGTAGCTATAGAAACAAGAGAAAACCGTCCGGGTGGGGCTGCTAACGTTGCTTTTAATATCAAATCTTTGGGTGCGGAACCTTTGCTGTGTGCGGTAGTTGGGAATGATTCCGAAGGCACATTGATGAAAGAAATTTTACAAGAAAATGGGATTTCAACTCAACATATTTTTGTTTCACCAACACGCAAGACAACAGCAAAGCTACGGGTGATGGCGCAAAAGAATCAGCTCCTACGCCTTGACTATGAACAAACAGATGACTTAAATGAATCTGAAAACAAGCAATTTTTAGAAGTGTGCAATAGCGCTATGCAACAAGCGGATGTGATTATTATGGAAGATTATAATAAAGGACTCTTGACATCTGAAAATATTCCACAAATCATCGCCATTGCCAAGCAAAAAAATATACCTGTAACTGTTGACCCTAAAAAGAAAAACTTTTGGGAGTATAAAGAAGTATCACTTTTTAAACCTAACCTAAAGGAACTCAAAGAGGCGCTTAACTCTACCGATGATTTGACTCAGACAAAACTATTTCTCAAAGCAATTAGTGAAATGGAAACGAAGTTGGGGAATAAAATTAGTTTTATCACACTTTCTGAGCGTGGCGTTTTTATTAAGGACAAGAAAGAACATCATTTTCTCCCTGCTTTTTTGCGAAGAATTGCCGATGTTTCTGGTGCAGGAGACACTGTTATTAGTGTTGCTTCGCTTTGCTTAGCATCAGGAATGGATATTAAAACAACTGCGTTGATTGCTAATTTGGCAGGAGGCTTGGTTTGTGAAGAGCCAGGTGTTGTACCTGTTAATTTAGAAAGGTTGGAAAACGAATACGCAAAAATCAGCCAGCAGAATGGCCTCCTTTAA
- a CDS encoding deoxynucleoside kinase, whose product MHIAIAGNIGSGKTTLAALLAKHYNWDEQLEDLQDNPYITDFYEDMQRWSFNLQVYFLNARFNNIKKIRLSPNAVIQDRTIYEDAFIFAPNLHAMGLMSTRDFETYISLFQSLNTMIQPPDLLIYLRASIPALVRQIQHRGRDYEDSIRLDYLKRLNERYEAWISTYNLGNMVIIDIDELDFINSPEATNQVITKIETALNGLF is encoded by the coding sequence ATGCACATAGCCATTGCGGGCAATATAGGTTCAGGAAAGACCACATTGGCAGCACTCTTAGCAAAACATTACAATTGGGATGAACAATTAGAAGACCTTCAGGACAATCCCTACATAACTGATTTTTATGAAGATATGCAACGTTGGAGCTTTAATCTTCAGGTTTATTTTCTGAATGCGCGTTTTAATAATATCAAAAAAATCAGACTAAGCCCCAACGCTGTCATACAAGATAGGACTATTTATGAAGATGCTTTCATTTTTGCTCCCAACTTGCATGCAATGGGGCTGATGAGTACTCGAGATTTTGAAACTTATATCTCATTGTTTCAGTCACTTAACACCATGATTCAACCACCGGATTTATTGATTTATTTGAGGGCTTCTATCCCTGCATTGGTCAGACAAATTCAACACAGAGGTAGAGACTATGAAGATTCTATCAGATTAGATTATTTAAAACGTCTAAATGAGAGATATGAAGCATGGATTTCTACTTACAACTTAGGGAATATGGTCATCATTGATATTGATGAACTTGATTTCATCAATTCTCCCGAAGCCACTAATCAAGTCATAACAAAGATTGAGACTGCTTTGAACGGTCTATTCTAA
- the rsmG gene encoding 16S rRNA (guanine(527)-N(7))-methyltransferase RsmG: MNPFEKYLNLSDEQESKLRSYAELLLEWNEKINLISRKDTEFVIERHILHSLGIGKLKIIKPGFEVLDVGTGGGLPGIPLAIVYPKTNFTLVDSIQKKIRATSNMVKRLELNNVTCVNARVETMQQKFEIITGRAVTRLSDFYQLTRHLMLKNGTYLLLKGGDLQEEIAEFEQKSRLKVKIHELHKSFPEPFFETKFVLEITNKV, translated from the coding sequence ATGAATCCGTTTGAGAAATATCTGAATTTGTCGGATGAGCAAGAATCAAAGCTGCGTTCTTATGCTGAATTATTACTTGAATGGAATGAGAAAATAAACCTCATTTCGCGCAAAGACACTGAGTTTGTAATAGAAAGACATATTCTTCATTCGCTTGGAATAGGCAAACTTAAAATTATCAAGCCGGGTTTTGAGGTGCTTGATGTTGGAACGGGTGGCGGACTTCCGGGAATTCCACTTGCTATCGTATATCCCAAAACCAATTTTACACTGGTGGATAGTATTCAGAAAAAAATCAGAGCCACTTCTAACATGGTAAAAAGGCTTGAGTTGAATAATGTAACCTGTGTGAATGCTCGGGTTGAAACTATGCAGCAAAAGTTTGAAATCATTACAGGGAGAGCAGTAACAAGGTTGAGTGATTTCTATCAACTTACCCGTCATCTGATGTTGAAAAATGGCACTTACCTTTTACTCAAGGGTGGTGATTTGCAAGAGGAGATAGCAGAGTTTGAACAGAAGAGCAGACTGAAAGTCAAAATCCATGAATTGCACAAAAGTTTTCCCGAACCCTTTTTTGAAACTAAATTTGTGTTGGAAATAACCAACAAAGTATGA
- a CDS encoding glycosyltransferase — protein MINVFSFEVAILGHEFNLISLIIICLAIIFAIWQILFHYVYFLKLIQYKFKADETAVKPSVSVVICAKNEKENLREHLESILEQDYPDFEVVVVNDSSWDGTEEILSFFTDKFPHLKIVSIKEEIKRIEGKKFPLTLGIKAAKNEIMLLTDADCHPTSKHWISEMMAPYANTNIEMVLGYSPYQYRPGLLNLLIRAETSLSAMMYVSFALKGSPYMGVGRNLSYKKELFFRHKGFASHHHIPSGDDDLFVRDASTSTNTAIVISPQSRMLSLPKVSFTQWFRQKKRHLFVGRYYNPNIKKKLAAFSISHLFFWFFAIALFFFSPSIWIPLCIILCRWLLQAPIIYLAFKKLGHNMLAFLMPLLDLAYLFYSIFSGLVYFFSKKPKW, from the coding sequence ATGATAAATGTCTTTTCTTTTGAAGTTGCCATTTTGGGTCATGAATTCAATCTGATTTCGTTGATAATTATATGTCTTGCCATTATTTTTGCAATATGGCAGATACTTTTTCATTATGTGTACTTTCTCAAACTGATTCAGTACAAGTTCAAAGCTGATGAAACTGCTGTCAAACCTTCTGTTTCTGTTGTTATTTGTGCTAAAAATGAGAAAGAGAATTTGCGGGAACATCTTGAATCTATATTAGAACAAGATTACCCTGATTTTGAGGTGGTTGTAGTAAATGATTCATCATGGGACGGAACCGAAGAGATACTTTCTTTCTTTACTGACAAATTTCCGCATCTTAAAATTGTTTCAATAAAAGAGGAAATTAAACGAATTGAAGGTAAAAAATTTCCGCTAACGCTGGGAATCAAAGCTGCCAAAAATGAAATCATGCTATTGACAGATGCGGATTGTCACCCCACAAGCAAACATTGGATTAGCGAAATGATGGCACCCTATGCGAATACAAATATTGAAATGGTATTAGGTTATTCACCCTATCAATATAGACCGGGATTGCTTAATTTGTTAATTAGGGCAGAGACATCGCTTTCGGCAATGATGTATGTTTCTTTTGCGCTTAAAGGAAGTCCTTATATGGGTGTGGGAAGAAACTTGAGCTACAAAAAGGAACTCTTTTTTAGGCACAAAGGTTTTGCAAGTCATCACCATATTCCATCCGGAGATGATGATTTGTTTGTGAGAGATGCGTCCACTTCAACGAATACGGCAATTGTGATTTCACCTCAATCTCGTATGTTGAGTTTACCCAAAGTGTCGTTTACCCAATGGTTTAGGCAAAAGAAGAGGCATTTGTTCGTAGGCAGATATTATAACCCTAATATTAAGAAAAAATTGGCGGCTTTCTCAATTTCACATCTCTTCTTTTGGTTTTTTGCGATAGCGCTATTCTTCTTTTCACCCTCAATCTGGATTCCGTTGTGTATCATCTTATGTAGGTGGTTGTTGCAAGCCCCGATTATTTATTTAGCATTCAAAAAATTGGGACATAACATGCTTGCATTCTTAATGCCATTGCTCGATTTGGCGTATTTGTTCTATTCAATTTTTAGCGGATTGGTATATTTCTTTAGCAAAAAGCCCAAATGGTAG
- a CDS encoding AAA family ATPase — MANKMQVNFKFRDIKTYCSTEWLANNTKKYRSVFDEQEASYIYCEFSFFNKMFDADDWNIKLQLKCFDSDGNEVCDLNCDRTVDKRDPVVYVREGWGVKTPGTYWKAGVYKWEVWSDGELIGSKPFFIEKQGVVKDGLNPYFDVTSVKLYEGPDANMKNNDRKYYVVFNALSTRYIWVEFNATNLVRKSTEWACELTFNFRINTGYTKGSVTKILFVKPEDEVINATVGWGSDLLGTWGRGRYFAEIVFMDELVASIPFEVGDDYIEATEDDFVPFQQIGFIVEEGESKPESTAQVSNKPQSLDEIMNELDKLIGLDSIKTKVREYSNYLRFISLRHEKGFKDEEKINLHAVFKGNPGTGKTTVARMLGKIYKELGLLKKGHVHEVDRGDLVAEFIGQTAPKTKEAIKKAKDGILFIDEAYSLARKDDDSKDFGKEAVEILLKELSDSSDIAIIVAGYPAEMDIFLNSNPGLKSRFNMVYDFPDYVPQELIQIAEYACTSRGVAFDAKAKDTVYKYLVEEYRKRDKFFGNARLVNSLVDEFKMNLGLRIMKTDKPDKLTKENLSTIELEDVEKAFQIQKGLSPDIPVDEDLLKESLTKLKSMMGLEEVKKSIEELVKLVRFYKESGKNIRETFSLHSVFLGNPGTGKTTVARILAQIYKALGILERGHLMECDRQSLVGGYIGQTAIKTTEVIDKAMGGVLFIDEAYSLTEGGSSDYGKEAIETLLKRMEDQRGQFIVIAAGYTQNMERFLEANPGLKSRFDRVFMFEDFKPDELFEIAINQLAENNITPDEAAENHLKDYIAFVYKNKDKYFGNGREVRKIIEEAIRNQHLRLAEMPKTKRTEKTLHTLVLDDLAEFSLDNKPKQRTGIGFK; from the coding sequence ATGGCTAATAAAATGCAAGTCAATTTTAAATTTAGAGACATTAAAACTTATTGTTCCACCGAATGGCTGGCAAACAATACCAAGAAATACCGTTCTGTCTTTGACGAACAAGAGGCTTCTTATATCTATTGCGAATTTTCATTCTTTAACAAGATGTTTGATGCAGATGATTGGAATATCAAATTGCAATTAAAATGTTTTGATTCCGATGGAAATGAAGTCTGTGACTTAAACTGCGATAGAACCGTTGATAAACGTGACCCCGTGGTTTATGTAAGAGAAGGTTGGGGCGTGAAAACACCGGGTACCTATTGGAAAGCCGGAGTTTATAAATGGGAAGTTTGGAGCGATGGTGAATTGATTGGTTCTAAGCCGTTTTTTATTGAAAAACAAGGAGTTGTTAAGGATGGACTAAATCCATACTTCGATGTAACTTCAGTAAAATTGTATGAAGGTCCCGATGCTAATATGAAAAACAATGACCGCAAATATTATGTGGTCTTTAATGCGCTCTCTACACGATATATTTGGGTGGAATTTAATGCTACAAATCTCGTGCGCAAATCAACAGAATGGGCATGTGAATTGACTTTTAATTTTAGGATAAATACCGGATACACCAAAGGCTCGGTAACTAAAATATTGTTTGTTAAACCCGAAGATGAAGTAATCAATGCAACGGTTGGTTGGGGCTCGGATTTGTTGGGTACTTGGGGTAGAGGTAGGTATTTTGCCGAGATTGTTTTTATGGATGAACTTGTTGCTTCCATCCCGTTTGAGGTCGGAGATGACTACATTGAAGCCACAGAAGATGATTTTGTCCCATTTCAACAAATAGGGTTCATTGTAGAAGAAGGAGAGAGCAAACCTGAAAGCACTGCCCAAGTCAGCAATAAACCTCAGAGTCTTGATGAGATAATGAATGAACTTGATAAGTTAATAGGACTTGATTCAATTAAAACTAAGGTTAGAGAATACAGTAATTATCTCAGATTTATTTCGCTCAGACACGAAAAGGGGTTTAAGGATGAAGAAAAAATCAACCTGCATGCAGTTTTTAAAGGTAATCCCGGAACCGGTAAAACAACAGTTGCGCGTATGTTGGGCAAAATCTATAAGGAGTTAGGATTGTTGAAAAAAGGTCATGTGCACGAAGTGGATAGAGGAGATTTAGTAGCTGAGTTTATTGGTCAAACTGCTCCCAAAACCAAAGAAGCAATTAAAAAAGCCAAAGACGGCATCCTATTCATTGATGAAGCCTATTCCCTCGCGCGAAAAGATGATGACAGCAAAGACTTTGGGAAAGAAGCGGTGGAGATTTTACTAAAAGAATTAAGCGACAGTAGTGACATCGCTATCATAGTTGCCGGCTACCCTGCAGAAATGGATATCTTCCTGAACTCAAATCCCGGATTGAAATCCAGATTTAATATGGTGTACGATTTCCCTGATTATGTTCCTCAAGAATTGATTCAGATTGCTGAGTATGCTTGCACGAGCAGAGGGGTTGCATTTGATGCAAAAGCAAAAGATACAGTGTATAAATATTTGGTTGAAGAGTACCGTAAGAGAGATAAGTTTTTTGGCAATGCAAGACTTGTGAATTCACTTGTAGATGAATTTAAAATGAATCTGGGTCTGAGGATTATGAAGACCGACAAGCCGGATAAATTAACCAAAGAAAATCTTTCTACTATTGAGTTGGAAGACGTAGAAAAAGCATTTCAGATTCAAAAAGGCTTATCGCCTGATATCCCGGTGGATGAAGATTTGCTCAAAGAAAGTTTGACTAAATTAAAGTCAATGATGGGGCTTGAAGAAGTGAAAAAGAGTATTGAAGAATTGGTTAAGTTAGTACGTTTCTATAAGGAATCCGGTAAAAATATCCGAGAAACTTTTTCATTACATTCAGTTTTTTTAGGAAATCCGGGAACGGGTAAGACTACCGTAGCAAGGATTCTGGCACAGATTTATAAAGCGCTCGGAATATTGGAAAGAGGTCATTTGATGGAGTGCGACAGGCAGAGTTTGGTTGGGGGTTATATTGGACAAACAGCCATCAAAACAACCGAGGTTATTGATAAAGCTATGGGTGGAGTATTGTTTATTGACGAAGCCTATTCGCTCACCGAAGGAGGCTCTTCCGACTATGGAAAGGAAGCTATTGAAACACTACTCAAACGCATGGAAGACCAAAGAGGTCAGTTTATTGTAATCGCTGCCGGTTATACCCAGAACATGGAAAGATTTTTGGAGGCAAACCCCGGACTCAAATCCAGATTTGACAGGGTGTTTATGTTCGAAGACTTTAAACCGGATGAATTGTTTGAAATAGCAATTAATCAACTTGCAGAAAATAATATTACACCTGATGAAGCTGCTGAAAATCACTTGAAAGACTATATTGCTTTTGTGTATAAGAACAAAGACAAATATTTCGGAAACGGCAGAGAAGTACGCAAGATTATTGAAGAAGCGATTCGTAACCAACATTTGCGACTTGCCGAGATGCCAAAAACTAAACGTACTGAAAAGACTTTGCATACGCTGGTGTTAGATGATTTGGCTGAGTTTTCACTTGACAATAAACCTAAACAAAGAACCGGTATCGGATTCAAATGA